A DNA window from Maribellus comscasis contains the following coding sequences:
- a CDS encoding FecR family protein, with amino-acid sequence MTNRDKLYELIVKDLTSEISEEEKILFEKSLISNEEQEQNYNIIKCFWSSYFPTVEKNNIIEKTEKKLGLTYHQNPKSHNGFKFRIAATFLLILSLGVIGLYYFISNQNTLEIVEYKTGPDEVKEFVLSDGTQVWLNSSSALLTVEPFKGDYREVRLIGEGYFEVAHNPRKPFLVKTPGLTTKVLGTNFNLISFPKEAEQELSLYEGKVELIDDYNTKNNVVLNPGEQAYFNKKRSQFLIKKTELGQPAAWRKGILSFYDEQLKHIVLTLERRYQTRIIIKDEKIGKLRFTANFEGESLFKILQLLNEAHEFVFYETDNGIIIESL; translated from the coding sequence ATGACGAACCGAGATAAACTATACGAACTAATTGTAAAAGACCTGACCTCTGAAATTTCAGAGGAAGAAAAAATACTTTTCGAAAAAAGTCTCATTTCCAACGAGGAGCAAGAACAAAATTACAATATAATCAAATGTTTCTGGTCATCTTATTTCCCAACCGTTGAGAAAAACAATATAATAGAAAAAACAGAAAAAAAGTTGGGTTTAACATATCATCAAAATCCTAAATCCCACAATGGATTTAAATTTAGAATTGCTGCAACCTTTCTTTTAATTTTATCGTTAGGCGTAATAGGACTTTACTATTTTATTTCAAATCAAAATACCTTAGAAATTGTTGAATATAAAACCGGTCCTGATGAAGTAAAAGAATTTGTTTTGTCCGATGGAACACAAGTTTGGCTTAATTCTTCTTCTGCTCTTTTAACTGTTGAACCGTTTAAGGGAGATTACAGGGAAGTTAGGCTAATTGGAGAAGGATACTTTGAAGTAGCACATAACCCACGGAAACCATTTCTTGTTAAAACTCCAGGCTTAACGACGAAAGTTCTGGGAACAAACTTTAATCTTATTTCGTTTCCCAAAGAGGCTGAACAAGAGCTCTCTCTATATGAAGGGAAAGTAGAATTAATAGATGATTATAATACAAAAAATAATGTAGTGCTAAATCCCGGGGAACAGGCCTATTTTAATAAAAAAAGAAGCCAGTTTCTTATAAAGAAAACAGAACTGGGACAACCTGCTGCCTGGCGTAAAGGAATACTTAGTTTCTATGATGAACAATTAAAACACATTGTATTGACTTTGGAAAGAAGGTACCAGACCAGGATAATAATTAAAGATGAAAAAATTGGCAAACTGCGTTTTACTGCAAATTTCGAGGGAGAGTCATTGTTTAAGATACTTCAATTGCTTAACGAAGCACACGAATTTGTATTTTATGAAACAGATAACGGAATAATTATAGAATCATTATAA
- a CDS encoding TonB-dependent receptor: MEHSVKKTPSVFFGWLKTLRHGAALLIMLMVIASNVQASAYSESVKFDLNMKKVSLKEVFQTITNQSEFKFIYNNDVVNDNQKVSVTSRDARVEEILDEILPEHNLEYKVIDRQVIVFPAEGKTNTESNSVTPANAQQKSISGRVVDENGAPLPGVTVVVKGTTVGVVTDIDGNYNLTVPADANVLSFSFVGMKTQEMTIGNQTTINITLEAETIGLDEVIAVGYASQKKANVVGSVASVSGEKITAIPAANVSNALSGRVSGTTFIQGSGEPGGNDARIFVRGRSSLGDPDDDTRDRELSSPLVVIDGIPGRSMSDIDPVDIESVSILKDASAAIYGAQAANGVILVTTKKGEAGKPRMSYQFYQGFLTPTILPKVTSAGDYATMLSEYQDYEGKPRTYSDEDIALYYSGRDPWEHPNSDWEGDLISKWTTTSKQNFSIDGGSNGMYYFVSFGYKNEEAIYKQESTNYKQYNLRAKLEIPITDWLKTNIDYAGFLDNKLYPTKSASAIYGQSTRLLPTQWDKWPNGLPGPDIEYGDNPIVTSTFEGGYDDQKQYKNQTTFKATITPPFVKGLTLQGMYSFDVNNEYWKRFRKPWILYFPPEDLDVATRDSEGFIIDMPLTPKERGYSAPELEERYMRTINQLTNFSFNYAREFGDHSLGIFGSYEQYTSDWNRLVGFRKYYISDVVQTLSAGADKDKDAWGGMTIYARKSLIGRLNYSYKGKYLLEAIFRRDGSLKFPPDSRWGNFPGLMLGWRASEENFWKANLAFINYFKLRASYGKMGMDPGSAFQYMNKYTLSTGATLGTGKVVETVVQQDGVANPNITWEKQTTYNLGFDSQLLNNMFSLNADIFLNKRTDILAPRDASVPEFTGLALPDENIAEVKNRGFEIEAGYNKDITNDLHLIVAGNISYNHNEVVFMDEPERAVPWQQRTGHPYGAELLFNAIGIFADQAAVDAYPHWSGARPGDVIFEDVSGDGEITNDDRILLDKTDAPELFYGLSFDVTYKNWNLTVLAQGQGTYYRMNIADGRRGEAGNYFQWSFDGRWTPENTNASVARAYNRDDLYWSFDNHNSTYHWDNMAYCRLKNVVLTYTIPSSVFGNTGIDRASIFFSGNNLALLYSAQRNFDPEIGAPMTYPAVKTFAIGARVTF, encoded by the coding sequence ATGGAACATAGCGTTAAAAAAACGCCTTCCGTGTTCTTCGGATGGCTAAAAACACTTCGCCATGGAGCTGCATTATTAATAATGCTCATGGTGATTGCATCTAACGTTCAGGCAAGTGCTTATTCTGAGTCGGTAAAATTCGACTTAAACATGAAGAAAGTCAGCCTGAAAGAAGTTTTTCAAACTATCACAAATCAAAGTGAGTTTAAATTCATTTACAATAACGATGTTGTAAATGACAATCAAAAGGTATCAGTTACTTCAAGAGATGCCCGTGTTGAAGAAATTCTGGATGAAATACTTCCGGAACACAACCTGGAATACAAAGTAATTGATCGCCAGGTTATTGTATTTCCGGCTGAAGGAAAGACAAACACAGAATCAAATTCAGTAACTCCTGCCAATGCACAACAAAAATCCATCTCAGGTAGGGTTGTGGATGAAAACGGAGCTCCGCTTCCGGGAGTTACAGTTGTGGTTAAGGGGACAACCGTTGGTGTAGTGACCGACATCGACGGAAACTACAATTTAACTGTACCTGCTGACGCCAACGTACTTTCTTTTTCATTTGTAGGGATGAAAACACAGGAAATGACTATTGGCAACCAAACAACCATTAACATTACTTTAGAAGCCGAAACTATCGGTTTGGACGAAGTTATTGCAGTAGGTTACGCTTCTCAGAAAAAGGCGAACGTTGTTGGTTCAGTTGCTTCGGTTAGCGGCGAAAAAATTACCGCAATCCCGGCAGCCAATGTTAGTAATGCATTATCAGGACGTGTATCTGGTACTACATTTATACAAGGCAGTGGAGAACCAGGTGGGAATGATGCCAGAATTTTTGTACGTGGTCGTAGCAGTTTAGGTGATCCTGATGACGATACCCGGGATAGAGAATTATCTTCACCTTTGGTAGTAATTGACGGTATTCCCGGACGTTCTATGAGCGATATTGACCCGGTGGACATTGAAAGTGTTTCAATTCTGAAAGATGCCTCTGCAGCTATTTACGGTGCACAGGCTGCAAACGGTGTTATCCTTGTAACGACAAAAAAAGGAGAAGCAGGTAAACCAAGGATGAGCTACCAGTTCTACCAGGGATTTTTAACACCAACAATTCTTCCAAAAGTAACCAGTGCAGGTGACTATGCCACAATGTTGAGTGAATACCAGGACTATGAAGGAAAACCAAGGACATACTCTGATGAAGATATAGCGTTGTATTACAGCGGAAGAGACCCGTGGGAACACCCCAACAGCGACTGGGAAGGTGACTTGATTTCCAAATGGACTACCACAAGTAAACAAAACTTTAGTATTGATGGTGGAAGTAACGGTATGTATTACTTTGTTTCTTTTGGTTACAAAAATGAAGAAGCAATTTACAAACAGGAATCAACCAATTATAAACAGTATAACCTGCGTGCAAAACTGGAAATTCCTATTACAGACTGGTTAAAAACAAACATTGATTATGCCGGATTTTTGGATAACAAATTGTACCCAACAAAAAGTGCCAGTGCGATTTATGGTCAGTCAACCCGTTTGTTACCAACCCAGTGGGATAAATGGCCCAACGGCTTACCAGGACCTGACATTGAATACGGTGACAACCCAATTGTAACGTCTACCTTTGAAGGTGGTTACGATGATCAAAAGCAGTATAAGAATCAAACAACATTTAAGGCAACCATAACCCCGCCATTTGTTAAAGGATTAACTCTTCAGGGAATGTATTCCTTTGATGTTAATAACGAATACTGGAAAAGATTCCGTAAACCATGGATTCTATACTTCCCTCCTGAAGATCTGGATGTGGCAACAAGGGATTCTGAAGGTTTTATAATCGATATGCCATTAACACCCAAGGAACGAGGCTACTCCGCTCCGGAACTTGAAGAGCGCTATATGCGTACCATCAACCAGTTGACAAACTTTAGTTTTAACTATGCACGTGAATTTGGCGACCATTCGTTAGGTATATTTGGTTCATATGAACAATACACCAGTGATTGGAACAGGCTTGTTGGATTCCGTAAATATTATATTTCGGATGTTGTACAAACACTTAGCGCCGGCGCTGATAAAGACAAGGATGCGTGGGGTGGCATGACCATATATGCGCGTAAATCGTTGATTGGTCGTTTGAACTACAGCTACAAGGGGAAATACCTGTTGGAAGCCATTTTCCGTCGTGACGGTTCGTTGAAATTCCCACCGGACAGTCGTTGGGGTAACTTCCCTGGTCTTATGTTGGGTTGGAGAGCTTCCGAAGAAAATTTCTGGAAAGCAAACCTCGCTTTTATCAACTACTTTAAGCTTAGGGCATCTTATGGGAAAATGGGTATGGACCCGGGAAGTGCATTCCAGTACATGAATAAATATACACTTTCAACCGGTGCGACATTAGGAACAGGTAAAGTGGTTGAAACTGTTGTTCAACAAGATGGTGTTGCCAACCCGAATATTACCTGGGAAAAACAAACCACCTATAATCTTGGTTTTGATTCACAATTATTGAATAATATGTTCTCATTAAATGCTGACATATTCTTAAACAAACGTACTGATATTCTGGCTCCTAGAGACGCTTCCGTACCTGAATTTACAGGATTGGCATTACCTGATGAAAATATTGCAGAAGTTAAAAACCGGGGTTTTGAAATCGAAGCCGGTTATAACAAGGACATAACGAATGATCTTCATTTGATTGTTGCAGGAAATATTAGTTACAACCACAATGAAGTGGTATTTATGGATGAGCCTGAAAGAGCTGTACCATGGCAACAACGCACCGGACATCCTTATGGTGCCGAACTTTTATTCAATGCCATTGGTATTTTTGCCGACCAGGCTGCTGTAGATGCATACCCACACTGGTCAGGTGCTAGACCGGGTGATGTTATTTTTGAAGACGTAAGTGGTGACGGTGAAATAACCAATGACGACAGGATTTTACTAGACAAAACGGATGCACCTGAACTTTTCTACGGTCTTAGCTTCGATGTTACATATAAAAACTGGAACCTTACTGTTTTAGCGCAGGGACAAGGAACTTACTATCGTATGAATATTGCTGACGGACGTCGTGGAGAAGCTGGTAATTACTTCCAGTGGAGTTTCGACGGAAGATGGACACCGGAGAATACCAATGCCAGCGTTGCAAGAGCATATAACCGCGATGACCTGTACTGGTCATTTGATAACCATAATAGTACTTACCATTGGGATAATATGGCATACTGCAGGTTGAAAAACGTAGTACTTACCTACACCATCCCAAGCAGTGTATTTGGAAATACAGGTATTGACAGAGCAAGTATCTTTTTCTCAGGAAATAACCTTGCCCTGCTGTATTCTGCACAGAGAAACTTTGACCCGGAAATTGGAGCTCCGATGACTTATCCTGCCGTAAAAACGTTCGCTATTGGTGCAAGAGTTACATTTTAA
- a CDS encoding RagB/SusD family nutrient uptake outer membrane protein, translating to MKKILGYSMMMLALIFATTSCDDVLDQKAVDAFNEESVFEDINLTKAYLGKCYDNIGIDGSQMLGLREDLLAGATDELLCIHRPGSYPIVKGRMSPDELGHFGSWRFRWTTWPLYGNIKNVNVLLANIDNVPTETADEEEHLSNFKGEAYFIRAFNYANLMRSYGGVVLVDQPFELDQDFLSYTRSSIDETLAFILADCDKAIAGCPSPGDKFYEQGRATKAAAAALKSRILSWSTGILMNGGYQPSNELVSFQSGSLSQRLQDAKAAAKAIMDGTYGDYSLHGSTDDPPANMTEEDVMAYADNFYSIFDQTGEWNSESIWGIQYVQAQGNRTQQNKWWGPNGYHNWGNNGPTEPTVRKFEMADGTPFVWDKYNPGNNNFREATAAELAADPEMNPYVGREPRFYATVFHDGSPWQARAETNNKIQTGYYLHTTPDGFMGLDQSAFSAKVDAFVNAASGNQTAGTDTRQALVEAWNGTKNGYYIKKYTDPNIIGQFFDNNNAWIELRYAEVLLDYAEACIELGGSDLQPGLDALNMVRNRAGLPDRVTTDQDQAREWLRHERQIEFYGEGDRFYMMRKWMIAGDVIENVSPMNIYHFDDGSTIWNYDQSATADERSWIDANYWLPISRTEVNKAPQLQQNPGYN from the coding sequence ATGAAAAAAATATTAGGATATTCAATGATGATGTTGGCGCTTATTTTTGCAACAACATCATGCGACGATGTTCTCGACCAAAAAGCGGTTGATGCTTTTAATGAGGAGTCTGTTTTCGAGGATATCAATCTTACAAAGGCATACCTAGGTAAATGTTATGATAATATAGGAATCGATGGTAGCCAAATGCTAGGACTGCGAGAGGATCTGCTTGCAGGTGCTACTGATGAACTTTTGTGTATCCATCGTCCGGGAAGCTATCCTATTGTAAAGGGAAGAATGAGTCCCGATGAATTGGGACACTTTGGAAGCTGGCGTTTTAGATGGACTACCTGGCCATTGTACGGCAACATTAAAAATGTAAACGTTTTATTAGCAAATATTGATAATGTTCCAACAGAAACAGCTGACGAAGAAGAACATCTTTCTAACTTCAAAGGTGAAGCCTATTTTATCAGGGCTTTTAATTATGCCAACCTGATGCGTTCGTATGGTGGCGTGGTTTTGGTCGACCAACCCTTTGAACTCGATCAGGACTTCCTGTCCTACACCAGGTCATCCATTGATGAAACACTGGCATTTATTCTGGCCGACTGCGATAAAGCTATTGCAGGATGTCCCAGCCCAGGTGACAAATTTTATGAGCAGGGAAGAGCTACTAAGGCAGCTGCTGCCGCTTTAAAATCAAGAATTTTAAGTTGGAGCACAGGTATCCTTATGAATGGCGGATATCAGCCGTCAAACGAATTGGTATCGTTCCAATCAGGTTCACTTTCACAGCGTTTGCAGGATGCCAAAGCTGCTGCAAAAGCTATTATGGATGGAACGTATGGCGATTATTCTTTACACGGTTCTACCGATGATCCTCCTGCGAATATGACTGAGGAAGATGTGATGGCATATGCCGATAATTTCTATAGCATCTTTGATCAAACCGGAGAATGGAACAGCGAATCTATCTGGGGAATACAATACGTACAGGCTCAGGGAAACAGAACCCAGCAAAACAAATGGTGGGGTCCGAACGGATACCACAACTGGGGTAATAATGGTCCAACAGAACCTACAGTACGTAAGTTTGAGATGGCTGATGGTACACCATTCGTATGGGATAAATACAATCCTGGAAATAATAATTTCAGGGAAGCAACTGCTGCAGAATTGGCTGCCGATCCTGAAATGAATCCATACGTAGGCCGTGAGCCCCGTTTCTATGCAACCGTATTTCATGACGGTTCACCATGGCAAGCTCGTGCTGAAACCAATAATAAAATTCAAACCGGTTACTATCTACATACAACACCCGATGGTTTTATGGGATTGGATCAGTCAGCATTTAGTGCAAAAGTAGATGCATTTGTAAATGCGGCTTCAGGCAACCAAACTGCCGGTACTGATACACGTCAGGCGCTGGTTGAAGCGTGGAACGGAACCAAAAACGGTTACTATATCAAGAAATACACCGATCCTAATATTATCGGACAGTTTTTTGATAACAATAATGCCTGGATTGAACTGCGTTATGCTGAAGTACTTTTGGACTATGCAGAAGCATGTATTGAATTAGGTGGTTCTGATTTACAACCTGGTTTGGATGCGCTGAACATGGTTCGTAATCGTGCCGGATTGCCTGACAGGGTAACTACCGATCAGGATCAGGCAAGAGAATGGCTACGTCACGAACGTCAGATTGAATTCTACGGTGAAGGTGATCGTTTTTACATGATGCGTAAATGGATGATTGCCGGTGATGTTATTGAAAATGTAAGCCCGATGAATATCTATCATTTTGATGATGGCTCAACAATTTGGAACTATGACCAATCAGCCACCGCAGATGAAAGATCATGGATTGATGCAAACTATTGGTTGCCTATTTCTAGAACAGAAGTTAACAAAGCTCCGCAATTGCAGCAAAACCCCGGATATAACTAG
- a CDS encoding MFS transporter, protein MTRIKLSSMMFLQYMMYAVWWVPLAAYLTNLGVGSTEKALILSSMALGCILSPVIGMVADRFFAGQKVLAGLNIINAIMLFLAGTTNNSDLLFVYLLIAMFGYMPTWGLTSSISMAHLSSEEFPKVRVFGSIGWVASGIFSIIFIKFFNINFDGTNIPFYCGAGVSLLAAVTNFTLPNTPPQAKKEKISFIEIFGLRTLKMMRDRNFAIFIIFSFISMIPFAMYYSFFSEFLLHINTKYISVTMNWGILAEMGFLLLVSPAIKKLGLRKVMILGLVALTIRYLAFYAGGVISQSWMYYIGILIHGLIFGFFYVGGQIYIDKKAPAELKSQAQGFIFLVTFGVGLLAGNFICAHIIDFFRVEGATNWNGIWGVTTLLSVSTLLLFVLLFKNNISKK, encoded by the coding sequence ATGACACGAATAAAACTTTCGTCGATGATGTTCTTGCAGTATATGATGTATGCTGTCTGGTGGGTTCCCTTAGCCGCCTATTTAACCAACCTGGGGGTAGGAAGTACCGAAAAAGCACTCATCTTAAGTTCAATGGCACTCGGCTGTATTCTTTCTCCTGTAATTGGCATGGTTGCCGACCGTTTTTTTGCCGGGCAAAAGGTCTTAGCCGGCCTTAACATCATCAATGCAATAATGCTCTTCCTTGCCGGAACCACAAATAATTCCGACCTGCTGTTTGTTTATCTTCTGATTGCCATGTTTGGTTACATGCCCACATGGGGACTGACAAGCTCAATATCAATGGCTCATTTGTCGTCAGAAGAATTTCCAAAAGTTCGCGTATTTGGTTCTATCGGATGGGTAGCGTCAGGTATATTTAGTATCATTTTTATCAAATTTTTTAACATCAATTTTGACGGAACAAATATTCCGTTTTATTGTGGTGCCGGAGTTAGTTTATTGGCTGCTGTTACTAATTTCACTTTACCTAACACACCTCCTCAGGCAAAAAAAGAAAAAATATCATTTATCGAGATCTTTGGGTTGAGAACATTAAAAATGATGAGGGATCGAAACTTTGCTATTTTTATTATTTTCTCATTCATTTCCATGATCCCTTTCGCCATGTATTATTCCTTCTTCTCTGAATTTCTGTTACACATTAATACAAAATATATTTCAGTAACCATGAATTGGGGAATTCTGGCAGAAATGGGATTTCTATTATTGGTCTCACCCGCAATCAAAAAACTGGGACTACGAAAAGTGATGATTTTGGGATTGGTTGCCCTCACCATTCGTTACCTGGCATTTTATGCCGGGGGTGTAATCAGCCAAAGCTGGATGTATTATATTGGAATATTGATTCACGGACTAATTTTTGGTTTTTTCTATGTTGGCGGACAAATTTACATCGACAAAAAAGCACCGGCAGAGTTAAAGTCGCAGGCTCAGGGATTTATATTCCTTGTTACTTTTGGAGTCGGATTGCTGGCGGGTAATTTTATTTGTGCGCACATTATTGATTTTTTCAGAGTTGAAGGCGCAACAAACTGGAATGGCATTTGGGGAGTTACCACTTTACTTTCGGTAAGTACATTACTTCTTTTTGTATTATTATTCAAAAACAACATCAGCAAAAAGTAA
- a CDS encoding peptidylprolyl isomerase, with the protein MHNQNLVQANILSFQLFYTSLCVVLIGFSCKPYIQNDIVNDEIVLQIDSFKITKYEFEKNKKRAIESKTFGNTNNWSEQYVNNAYFLADAYSEKYDTISAINKKVNYAARTMLGQYKGYLWNKVEEPKLVFTKKEIKNIHKKQNKTFELEYFIFPDSDSFFSIFENDINIKTKADFLKVVEKCKTSTIKHKHIQLLYPFDELEPVKNIIYSLDDEEAAKISLDDNKILVVYLKKKSERKQKDFKREEEAIKLRYTHLKEKQIVNNKRDFIYSKADININKKVKDELFRKIKESSRAEENTFFSSDTILTYNQNNETKALLVSDFFDYYYNNPLTPIITNNATLEETLKQIVLEKYLYFECVNLGITNSKEFLLDKKNYKNSLVLGKYIEDNFLSEEVHQKELSEYYNNNKNNFTTCRKCSVCILTFKNTNSAISHVFQLDKIATQGGIKNQSDTILMNLDSYQKEVAIDISDKKYSTEIIEKLFTADLNKRIGPIEFNNKAIVLVKTNEFGKEILPFEIARKKIKKQLVTAKMERLKTNRLNTLRNRYAITINTIKQ; encoded by the coding sequence ATGCATAACCAAAATTTAGTCCAAGCAAATATTCTGTCGTTCCAATTATTTTACACCTCTTTGTGTGTTGTTTTAATAGGATTTTCATGTAAACCCTACATTCAAAATGATATCGTTAATGATGAAATCGTACTTCAAATAGACTCATTTAAAATAACAAAATACGAATTTGAAAAAAATAAAAAACGTGCAATCGAAAGTAAAACGTTTGGAAACACTAATAACTGGAGCGAACAATATGTCAATAATGCCTATTTCCTGGCTGATGCCTATAGCGAAAAGTATGATACGATTTCAGCAATCAACAAAAAAGTAAACTATGCAGCACGAACAATGCTGGGGCAATATAAAGGATACTTATGGAATAAGGTTGAGGAGCCTAAACTCGTCTTTACAAAAAAGGAAATTAAAAACATTCATAAAAAACAAAACAAAACATTTGAACTTGAGTATTTTATTTTTCCTGATTCTGATTCCTTTTTCTCAATTTTCGAAAATGATATCAACATCAAAACAAAAGCTGACTTTCTCAAAGTAGTCGAAAAGTGCAAAACAAGTACAATCAAACATAAACACATTCAACTGCTTTATCCTTTTGACGAACTCGAACCTGTTAAAAACATTATATATTCTTTAGACGATGAAGAAGCAGCCAAAATTTCACTTGACGATAATAAAATACTGGTTGTTTATTTGAAAAAGAAATCAGAAAGGAAACAAAAGGATTTTAAAAGAGAAGAAGAAGCGATAAAACTTAGGTATACACATCTAAAGGAAAAACAAATTGTTAACAACAAAAGAGATTTTATTTACAGCAAAGCTGATATCAACATCAACAAAAAAGTCAAGGACGAATTATTCAGGAAAATCAAAGAGTCATCGCGTGCTGAAGAAAATACATTTTTTTCATCCGATACAATATTGACATACAACCAAAACAATGAAACAAAAGCTCTTTTAGTTTCTGATTTTTTCGATTATTATTACAACAACCCTCTTACTCCGATTATTACAAATAATGCTACCCTGGAGGAAACTCTCAAACAGATAGTACTGGAGAAATACCTTTATTTCGAGTGTGTCAATTTGGGCATCACAAATTCAAAAGAGTTCCTTTTAGACAAAAAAAATTATAAGAATAGTCTTGTTCTGGGAAAATATATAGAAGACAATTTTCTCTCAGAAGAAGTTCATCAAAAAGAATTATCTGAATACTACAATAACAACAAAAATAATTTTACGACGTGTCGAAAATGCTCGGTCTGCATTTTAACTTTTAAAAACACAAATTCTGCTATATCACACGTATTTCAACTCGATAAAATTGCTACCCAGGGAGGGATTAAAAACCAATCTGATACAATATTGATGAATTTGGATTCGTATCAAAAGGAAGTTGCTATCGACATATCCGACAAAAAATATTCAACAGAAATTATAGAAAAACTATTTACAGCAGATTTAAACAAACGAATTGGACCAATAGAATTCAATAATAAAGCTATTGTGCTTGTCAAAACAAACGAGTTTGGTAAAGAAATTTTGCCTTTTGAAATCGCAAGAAAAAAAATAAAAAAGCAATTAGTGACAGCCAAAATGGAAAGATTAAAAACAAACAGACTAAACACACTAAGAAACAGATATGCTATAACAATTAATACTATCAAACAATAA
- a CDS encoding Hsp20/alpha crystallin family protein has product MLAKRSENYFPSIFDRFFNNDLMDWNLTNYSSTNTSLPAVNVRETEDEFSIEVAAPGMTKTDFNISFHNNVLTVSSEKKDEKKEKKENYSRREFSYQSFQRSFTVADNAVDSDKISAKYAEGILTITLPKREEVKPKPLKEIKIS; this is encoded by the coding sequence ATGTTAGCAAAAAGATCTGAAAATTATTTTCCATCTATCTTTGACCGTTTTTTTAACAACGATTTGATGGATTGGAATCTTACAAATTATTCAAGCACCAACACATCGTTGCCGGCTGTAAATGTCAGAGAAACTGAAGATGAATTTAGCATCGAAGTTGCGGCACCGGGAATGACAAAAACAGATTTTAACATTAGTTTTCATAACAATGTGTTAACAGTATCTTCAGAAAAAAAAGATGAGAAAAAAGAAAAAAAGGAAAATTATTCCCGAAGGGAATTTTCTTACCAGTCATTCCAGCGCTCTTTTACAGTTGCTGACAACGCAGTTGACAGCGATAAGATTTCGGCGAAATATGCCGAAGGTATTTTGACTATTACTCTTCCAAAACGTGAAGAAGTAAAGCCAAAACCACTTAAAGAAATTAAAATATCATAA
- a CDS encoding AAA family ATPase: MDQAVDIKELNERIQKESSFVDMVTMEMNKVIIGQKHLVESLLIGLLSNGHILLEGVPGLAKTLAIKSLAQTISAKYSRIQFTPDLLPADLLGTMIYSQKKEEFTIKKGPIFANFILADEINRAPAKVQSALLEAMQERQVTIGENTFKLDEPFLVMATQNPIEQEGTYPLPEAQVDRFMLKVVINYPKKEEEKQIINQNLLKQFPETSTILKPEDIIKARGVVKDVYMDEKIQKYIVDIVFATREPVEYKLEKYADMISYGASPRAGISLAQAAKAFAFIKRRGYVIPEDVRAVCPDVLRHRIGLSYEAEANNITSEEIITDILNVIEVP; encoded by the coding sequence ATGGATCAGGCAGTTGATATTAAGGAATTAAACGAAAGAATTCAAAAAGAAAGTTCATTTGTCGACATGGTAACGATGGAAATGAACAAAGTTATTATTGGTCAGAAACATTTGGTAGAAAGCCTTTTAATCGGATTGTTATCCAACGGGCACATTCTTTTGGAAGGTGTTCCGGGACTGGCAAAAACACTGGCAATAAAATCGCTGGCTCAAACCATCAGCGCAAAATATTCGCGCATTCAGTTTACACCCGATTTACTTCCGGCTGACTTGCTCGGTACAATGATTTACAGCCAGAAAAAGGAAGAATTCACTATAAAAAAAGGACCGATTTTCGCCAACTTTATTTTAGCTGACGAGATAAACCGTGCACCGGCAAAAGTTCAGTCTGCATTATTGGAAGCAATGCAGGAACGCCAGGTTACCATTGGTGAAAATACTTTTAAACTGGATGAACCATTTTTGGTTATGGCAACGCAAAACCCTATAGAACAGGAAGGTACTTATCCCCTGCCCGAGGCACAGGTTGACCGTTTTATGCTGAAAGTAGTTATCAACTACCCAAAAAAAGAAGAGGAAAAACAAATTATCAATCAAAACCTTTTAAAACAATTTCCTGAAACTTCAACAATATTAAAACCCGAAGATATTATCAAAGCCCGTGGGGTAGTAAAAGATGTCTATATGGATGAAAAAATTCAGAAATATATTGTTGACATCGTTTTTGCGACTCGTGAGCCTGTTGAGTACAAACTGGAAAAATATGCAGATATGATTTCTTACGGCGCTTCGCCAAGGGCCGGAATTAGCCTGGCACAGGCGGCAAAAGCATTTGCTTTTATCAAGCGCCGTGGCTATGTAATTCCTGAAGATGTGCGTGCCGTGTGTCCTGATGTATTGCGTCACAGAATAGGGCTAAGTTACGAAGCAGAGGCAAACAACATCACATCAGAAGAAATTATTACGGATATTCTGAATGTAATAGAGGTACCATAA